A part of Kryptolebias marmoratus isolate JLee-2015 linkage group LG8, ASM164957v2, whole genome shotgun sequence genomic DNA contains:
- the mapk13 gene encoding mitogen-activated protein kinase 13 isoform X2 has product MLSSATNEKSKEKVAIKKLHRPFQSEIFAKRAYRELRLLKHMKHENVIGLLDVFTPASTLDGFQDFYLVMPYMFTDLSKVRGHLSEDKIQFLVYQMLCGLRYIHKAGIIHRDLKPGNLAVNQDCELKILDFGLARSTDAEMTGYVVTRWYRAPEVILNWMHYTQTVDIWSVGCIMAEMINGKTLFKGKDYMDQLTQIMKVNGAPGPEFIQKLESPEAKSYIKSLPLYPRKDFSTLFSKASEKAVDLLEKMLVLDGDERPTAELALEHPYFDSLRDPDDFPEPMPYDDSHDNATLSLDEWKRLCFKEVKSFVPFPRRDSKRKNTLTMSP; this is encoded by the exons ATGCTGAG CTCAGCAACAAATGAGAAGAGTAAAGAGAAAGTGGCTATCAAGAAGCTCCACAGGCCCTTCCAGTCAGAGATCTTTGCTAAGAGGGCTTATCGAGAGCTCCGATTACTCAAACACATGAAGCACGAGAAT GTGATAGGACTCCTGGATGTGTTTACACCTGCCTCAACCTTGGATGGTTTCCAGGACTT CTACCTGGTGATGCCTTACATGTTTACCGACCTGTCGAAGGTGAGAGGTCATCTCTCTGAAGACAAAATCCAGTTTCTCGTCTATCAGATGCTCTGTGGACTTAGG TACATTCACAAGGCAGGAATCATCCACAGG GATCTTAAGCCTGGAAACTTGGCTGTTAATCAAGACTGCGAACTGAAG ATCCTGGACTTCGGGCTGGCTCGCAGTACCGACGCAGAGATGACGGGCTACGTGGTGACCCGTTGGTACCGGGCACCTGAGGTCATTCTGAATTGGATGCACTACACCCAGACTG TGGATATTTGGTCCGTGGGCTGCATCATGGCAGAGATGATCAACGGAAAAACCCTTTTCAAAGGGAAGGACT ACATGGACCAGCTGACTCAGATCATGAAAGTGAACGGAGCACCTGGACCCGAGTTTATACAAAAGCTGGAAAGTCCGGAG GCCAAAAGTTATATTAAGAGCCTTCCACTCTATCCAAGAAAAGACTTCTCAACGTTGTTTTCCAAGGCCAGTGAAAAGG CTGTGGATCTGCTGGAAAAGATGTTGGTTCTGGATGGGGATGAGAGGCCCACTGCAGAACTTGCTCTGGAGCACCCCTACTTTGACAGCTTACGGGACCCCGATGACTTCCCGGAGCCTATGCCGTACGACGACAGTCACGATAACGCAACATTGTCCCTAGACGAGTGGAAGA GGTTATGTTTTAAAGAGGTAAAAAGCTTCGTGCCATTCCCACGGCGGGACTCCAAGAGAAAAAACACTCTTACCATGTCTCCGTGA
- the mapk13 gene encoding mitogen-activated protein kinase 13 isoform X1 — MEARAHFSREEINKTVWEVPEKYTRLKQVGTGAYGSVCSATNEKSKEKVAIKKLHRPFQSEIFAKRAYRELRLLKHMKHENVIGLLDVFTPASTLDGFQDFYLVMPYMFTDLSKVRGHLSEDKIQFLVYQMLCGLRYIHKAGIIHRDLKPGNLAVNQDCELKILDFGLARSTDAEMTGYVVTRWYRAPEVILNWMHYTQTVDIWSVGCIMAEMINGKTLFKGKDYMDQLTQIMKVNGAPGPEFIQKLESPEAKSYIKSLPLYPRKDFSTLFSKASEKAVDLLEKMLVLDGDERPTAELALEHPYFDSLRDPDDFPEPMPYDDSHDNATLSLDEWKRLCFKEVKSFVPFPRRDSKRKNTLTMSP, encoded by the exons ATGGAGGCTCGGGCACATTTCTCCCGGGAGGAAATCAACAAAACGGTGTGGGAGGTCCCGGAGAAATACACACGGCTCAAGCAGGTCGGAACCGGGGCGTACGGCTCGGTGTG CTCAGCAACAAATGAGAAGAGTAAAGAGAAAGTGGCTATCAAGAAGCTCCACAGGCCCTTCCAGTCAGAGATCTTTGCTAAGAGGGCTTATCGAGAGCTCCGATTACTCAAACACATGAAGCACGAGAAT GTGATAGGACTCCTGGATGTGTTTACACCTGCCTCAACCTTGGATGGTTTCCAGGACTT CTACCTGGTGATGCCTTACATGTTTACCGACCTGTCGAAGGTGAGAGGTCATCTCTCTGAAGACAAAATCCAGTTTCTCGTCTATCAGATGCTCTGTGGACTTAGG TACATTCACAAGGCAGGAATCATCCACAGG GATCTTAAGCCTGGAAACTTGGCTGTTAATCAAGACTGCGAACTGAAG ATCCTGGACTTCGGGCTGGCTCGCAGTACCGACGCAGAGATGACGGGCTACGTGGTGACCCGTTGGTACCGGGCACCTGAGGTCATTCTGAATTGGATGCACTACACCCAGACTG TGGATATTTGGTCCGTGGGCTGCATCATGGCAGAGATGATCAACGGAAAAACCCTTTTCAAAGGGAAGGACT ACATGGACCAGCTGACTCAGATCATGAAAGTGAACGGAGCACCTGGACCCGAGTTTATACAAAAGCTGGAAAGTCCGGAG GCCAAAAGTTATATTAAGAGCCTTCCACTCTATCCAAGAAAAGACTTCTCAACGTTGTTTTCCAAGGCCAGTGAAAAGG CTGTGGATCTGCTGGAAAAGATGTTGGTTCTGGATGGGGATGAGAGGCCCACTGCAGAACTTGCTCTGGAGCACCCCTACTTTGACAGCTTACGGGACCCCGATGACTTCCCGGAGCCTATGCCGTACGACGACAGTCACGATAACGCAACATTGTCCCTAGACGAGTGGAAGA GGTTATGTTTTAAAGAGGTAAAAAGCTTCGTGCCATTCCCACGGCGGGACTCCAAGAGAAAAAACACTCTTACCATGTCTCCGTGA